In Deltaproteobacteria bacterium, the DNA window TTACCCGCTGTCATCGCTGTCAGAGTATAGAGGAATTAGTCAATTTAGTCTTTGCTTGGCTGCAAAAACGCCGGTCCTTCCCGGTGGAACGTCAGGTGTATGCGCTTCCCCTCGCCGCCTAGCACTTTCCATCGAGTGAGTTTCTATTTAGGATCATGCACCTGCGCAAGAGAGGAGATTTGTGCCGCGATTTCGTTTTGTTGTGATGGGAGCCGTGTGGCTCACGATGTTCTTTCTCTTTCTCGATCGCGTGAACATCTCGCTCGCTGCGCCATATCTGATGGACGGCCTCAAGTTGAATGGCGTGGAGATGGGGATTGTTCTCAGTATGTATTACTGGGGCTATATGGCCGGGCAGCTTGGTGGTGGGATTGCTGCCGATCATTGGACGATCCGCACGTGGGCCTCTGTGATGTTTCTTGCCTGGTGCGCGCTGACGGTCCTCACCGGTGTCTGTAACACGTTGTGGCAGTTAGCGCTGGTCCGTGGACTTTTCGGTGCGTGTGAAGGAGCGGTCGCCAATCCTACTCACAAATTAGAAAATCACTGGGTGTTGCCCAACGAACGTGGACGCATCTACGGCATCGCTATTGGCTGCGGTTATCTTGGCTTGATCCTAGGAACACCGCTGGTGAGTTGGCTGATCGATGGTTGGGGATGGCGGGTGATGTTCTATGGTACTGGCGTACTGAGCGTTATTGGTGCGGTGTGTTTTTGGCTGATTGTCTATGATCATCCACGCGAGCATCCGTGGATTTCTCCGCAAGAGCGAGACTTTCTGGAGGCTGAGCTGGCGAAAGACCGTGTGACGTATGACCCAACCAGTGGGAAGGCGCAGACGCTCTCTTTTCGCCAAGCGTTTGCCATCCTTTTACAGACCCCTGCGTATTGGGGTCTATGTGCGGTGAGTTTCTTTGCCTTAGGGACGTTCTTTACCAATCTGAGTTGGTTACCAGGGTATCTGGTCAAAGATCGTGGCTATACGGTTATGAGTAGTGGTCTGTATCTGATCTTGCCGTACATTGCTGCTCTGATTGGATCACTCATCGGTGGATATCTCGGTGATCGCTTGGGCAGTCGAGGCCTGGTGGCGCTCGTTGCCAGTGTTGTGACCGGACCGGCGATTATGGGGTTGGTCATGAGTCATGATGTCTCGCACGTGATTTTCTGGATGAGCCTTGCGCTCTTTGTCAATGCGGCTGCGGTGAACAGCGCCATCATTTTACTTTTTGATTTGTTGCCAGCCGAAGTCCTTGGTGTGGCGGTAGCGATTTTTTCTGGGGTGTGTGGTGGCACGGGTGGAATTCTCGGACCGTTATTGATGGGTTATGCGTACGATCGTACCGGCACGTTCTGGTGGGGGTTTGCGAGCCTCGCTGTCGGTGCGGTCATTACCGCGTTCATTCTGATTCCGATCGTAATCTATGAGAAACGAGTCAAGCGAGAGAAACAAATCAAAGCTGCACAGGCAGCGATTGGCGCCAATGTGGCGGCGGTGGCGAAGTAGGATAGGCTGTGGCTGAAGGCCTTGGGTGCGTCTCTTCGCTGGTGACAAGTCGTCGAGAAGGGAGGGGGCGACCCTGTGTGGTCGCTCAGGAAGAGGACACCCACATAGGGGTGCCCCTACAAAACAGATTCAAACCGAACTACCCCATAAGCGCCGGATGCCTTGACTGCATCGAAAGAGGAGGCATACAGTCAACCTCAAAGTTCCATACGTTCGCAAAATGACCAAAGGAGGTATCTCTCATGGGAGCAGCAGAAAATAAGAAACTCATTCAAGATATGTTTGCCGAACTATCGAAAGGCAACGCGCAAGCATTCATGAGCAATATGGCTGATGATGTAGAGTTCACCATTATTGGTACGACCAAGTATTCTGGCACCTGCAAAGGGAAACAAGAGTTAGTCAGCAAAGTCCTTGGTCCTTTGTCTGCGCAGCTTGAAGGTGGACTGGCCATCACGCCAGACAATTTCATTGCTGAAGGCGATTTCGTGGCGATGCAAGCACGGGGGAAATCGAACACCAAGGCTGGTGGAACCTATAACAACACCTACTGCCAGGTGTTTCGTCTCGTGAATGGTAAGGTACAGCAAGTGACAGAATATCTGGATACGGAACTCGTGACCAAGGCGTTTGGCAAGTAAGAATGCTGGCCGTGCGTGCGGGGACTGCCCTAGCCCCTCTCCATGACTGGAGAGGGGGGACGACCGCTATATCCGTGCGCAGAGCGCACGCTACAAGAAAAAGATTGCTTCACTTCTGAGAAGATACCTATGACCCCAGATCGCAAAACTATCATTGGCAAAGTCCTGCGTGAAGTGCAGTATCGTATCAGTGAAGACGACATCAAGGATTATTTGCCGGTCGCGGAAGAAGACCACCCGGCCTTTGCGACTGATGCCGGGGCCAAGGCGGCTGGATATGCGCGGCGTGTCATCCCTCCGTCGTATGCGCCATATATTTCGATTATCGGGTTACTCCGGGCGTTCGATTGGAAAGAAGATTTCTATTTTGATTACGCAACGGGAACTGCGATGTTCGGGGAACAGGAACTTGAATATCTCCGACCGATCCACGTGGGTGAGACGTTGACTGTACACAGTGCAGTCTCTGATGTGTATGAGAAACAGGGAAAGCGTCCGTTTGATGTGATTCAGGTCAAATTCATCGTGAGTGATGAACATGGAGCACCCGCGATTCGTGGGGCACAGTCGTATATCATCTTCAAATAAGAACACAGGAGACCCGCCAAACTGGGGATGTGTGATGGATACACGGACAAAGATGTATTTTGACGAGATGCAGGAAGGGATGGCGATTCCGAGTGCGACCTATGGACCAATGGACCGCTACAAGTATATTCCCATTGCTATCATCCTGCGGGATACGAACCCTCTTCATCTTGATCGTGGCTATGCACACGAGCGCGGTATGCCGGACGTGGTGCAGCAAGGTCCCTTGAACGAAACTTTTCTCTATCGCTTTCTCACAGACTGGTTGCATCGACCGTGGGACTTGCGCAAAACGAAGCTGCGATTTGCGGCCAATGTCTTCCCTGGTGATCTCTTGACGTGTGGCGGGACGGTCACCCGAAAATACCGTGAGAACGGCGAACCTCGGATCGATTGCCAAATCTGGCAGCAGAATCAAAAAGGCGAAAAGATTCTTACCGGCGAGGCGACGTTTACGTTGCCGGAAAAAACAAAAGGATAACTAAATCAGACCTGAGAACATTCGTACATTGTACAAGACAGACGCCGAGCCATGTCATTTTGCGCTACGCTCAGAATCTCTCCGAGAAACCCTTCGTTTCACTCAGGGTGACAGCGGGAGCGTGTCAATCTTTCATGGGTCGATTTAGGAAACCGAGGAAGAGGATAACAGGACAAGGAAACGGAGAGTCGGAGAGCTGGAGAATTGAAGGGCCGTGTGGAACCGCACTTCATATGCAATCGGAAAAGTCTCATCTTCGCTCTTTGCTGCTGCAACAACGCCGCCGCCTTACGGCACAAGAAGTGACCGAAAAAAGCCAACGGATATTTGCTCATCTGCAAACATTCCGCCCCTTCCTTCACGCTCACACCGTAGTGCTGTATAGCGCTGAAGCTGACGAAGTACAGACCGAGGCGATCTGGCAGGAAGCGGAGTCCTGCGGAAAAGCGGTGTACTATCCTCGCATCACCGCCGATCGTACAGATCTGGAGTTTGTCCGCCGCTTTCCTAACGAACCCCTCGTTCCTGGCACGTTCAATATCCCAACCCCACCGGGGAATGATCTGCTCCCGCAATTACAGCCAACGGACATTGTGCTTACTCCAGGAGTTGGATTTGACCGACTAGGGAGGCGTCTCGGTCGAGGCAAAGGGTATTATGACCGTGCCTTTCGCGGTCCGCTCGCTCATGCGATTCGTGTTGCTTTAGCTTTTGACTGCCAAGTTGTCCTACAGGTTCCGACTGATGCTACGGATGAACGGGTCCATGCTGTCATCTCCGAGACCGGGATTGTCGACTGCCAAAGTTCTCTCTCCTCAGGGAAGTCCTGACCCGGAATTATTATTTTTTCACGCCGGAATAGGGAAGAAGTAGAGCGAAGTCAGGTGGTTAAGGAGGAGTGCATATCGGTAAAACGCTGACAAGGGCCCCCTCCAGTCCTACCTGGAGTAGAAAACCTTAAAAAAGTATGCGAAAGGAACTCCCCATAGCTCAGAGCCAGCGACAACGTGTTTGGTTACTTTCCGTAGTTGAGTAACCGCGTTTTTCGGCTGTCTGCTGCCTCTGCAGTCTGACTCGGTAATTTTTGTAAGGGGGGCGTGGGCAGTGCAAGATCTTATTATCCCACCACAGGCAGTCGATTTTCGCCTCTTTCATACTGATTGCTCGGTGTCGAGACGGAGGCCATCCCTCTTAACGGAACGTTGGCTGTTGTCCTATTTGCGACCAAAGACTGGGTGAACTTGCCGCTCTTCGTTCGTCAAGAAGTCGTTGCCCTTGATGATGGCTCAAGAGGGGCGACGACAACGAAGTTCGACCGGTATTTGAGGTTAGCAGAAGGGCATATGTCATGTTGAAGCGTAGGGGTGGGGTTGGCCAACGCAAACAGGGATCAGGAAAAAGACTTGATCCGAAGGTTGCAGGAGGGGAAAAACCAGCGCCGGAGCCTGCAATCCACATCGCTAATAGAAAGCAGCACGCGACTCCTTCTCCGGAAAATATGCGCCTGCTTCGCCATTTTCGTCCTTCCTATGTAAAAACTTTGCTTTCGAAGCTTTTGCTGGTTGGTGAAGGCCGGTCTCGGTTGTCTATCGCTCCGCCGCAGGACGAGCGTGCTGTACGGTGACATGCCGCCGACGAAGGACCGACCATCCCCGCAAGAGGGCTTTCCTCGCGAAAGCAAAGTTGCTAACTGTTCAGTCTCACATTAAGACTAGAGAGTCGAAGGGGAAATTTCGCGATCCGAGAGGAGTTGGACGTAATGGAGTTCCTAGAGAGAGCCGCCCGGCTGCGGCGTGCGCGCTGGCGGATACCTTCTTGGCGAATCGGAATCGTGCTGGTTGTAATAATGTCGGGCAGTATGTGGTTTGCTTCAGAGAGTCGCGCCGCCGCCGGGAAGCGCGACAAAACTCAATACAATTGGGATGTGCAGCATCGACCAATCCCACGAAGTTCCCTTGAGTGCGATACCCGGGAAACGCTGCAATTCGTTCCTTCCTTATTACACAATCGTTCTCCTCAGACTGACTGTGACGTCCGCGTTCTCCAGAGTGCGATCGCCATCAATGCGCGAACACTGCATGTGAGTTTTTCGTGCAGTCATAGGGGGAGGCGCGATTTGACTTGTGGAGGCGTCAAACCGTTCTCCGCGGTACAGCAAAGGGTTCGTGGGCACTGCTAAGCTCACGGCAGAGGAGCAAGGGGCAAAGGGGCAAAACCTGGACAACGGTTCCCCTGCGTACATATTTCCGTGTTCTTTACTGCTGAAGAGGGAGTATTCATGTTGACGACGTGTGATCTATCTGTTTATGCGTGTCAGAAGCGTCGGTGAAGCTCGGCTTATCACGGCCAGGCTGGCTGTCACAGTATTGCAGGCCTTATTTTTCTTGTCGTATGCGTGTCTGTGTTCCTCCTCCCAAGTCGATCGTGGAGTATCATTGCGCTGCGACCAGATTTGGAAATCGAAGGGTTTGTCCAGGCGCAGAACATCCTTCGGACGCCGAAATTTCAAGGCGCCAAATTCATTCTGCAGCGCAATACCGCGCAAGTCGAAGCAAAATATCACTTCCTGCAAGAGGGCAGGGCGTTCGGGTGGCTGCCGACTGGACCCTTTGAAGATGCCTCTCTCACTGTGATTGGACGTGGCGTGTATGACTCGCTGTATGATATCGGCGATGCCTATAGCGATAAGTTTACCCAGCAAGAAAAAATAAAGCGGAAGTTCGAGTATAAATTGCGCGAGGTCTACCTCGATACTGCGCTTCCGCCGTTCTCGCTCCGTGTTGGGCGTCAGCAGATTGTGTGGGGAGAGACGGACAATTTTCGCGCACTGGATGTCATCAATCCATTGGATTTGCGGTGGCACTGGAGTCGTGAATCGTGGGAAGACATTCGTATCCCGTTGTGGATGGTGCGCGCCATTTACGACATCGGGAAAGCTGGACCTCTCGAAGAGTCTTTCGTTGAGGCGGTGTGGATTCCGTGGGACTTTCAGCGAGGGAAAACCACGACCGACCCGCGCCGGCCGTGGGCGTTCATTGGGGGCGGCCTGCGTGCGGTTGCGAATTCAGCGATTATTAACAATCAGTTGTACGATTTGCGCGTGACCGTTCGCGATCGCAAGCCTGACAGGGGACTGGAGAGCAGCCAGGGTGGGGTGCGCTTCAAAGGGATCTGGCGCGGGATCGATTTCAGTTTTAATTACTTTTTCACTTTTGGTGATACCGGAGTGAAGGTACGGCCAGACTTATCGAGCCGTGTCGATGGTCTGACGCCCTCTGGTGCGGTAGGGACCTTCAATTCGACGATTAACCTCGTCAATGCACGGGCTCATGTGGTTGGCTTTGCTGCGAACTATTCAGAAGAAAAATATACCCAGTCAGTCTTTCGTGTCGAAGCCGCGCTTGCGACTGGCGTCCCGGTCCGCTTAGGACGATTTGCCGGTCCATTACCCTCGCGCTTCGACCCCGATAGCAATCGCTTTGAGACGGC includes these proteins:
- a CDS encoding MaoC family dehydratase translates to MTGEGGRPLYPCAERTLQEKDCFTSEKIPMTPDRKTIIGKVLREVQYRISEDDIKDYLPVAEEDHPAFATDAGAKAAGYARRVIPPSYAPYISIIGLLRAFDWKEDFYFDYATGTAMFGEQELEYLRPIHVGETLTVHSAVSDVYEKQGKRPFDVIQVKFIVSDEHGAPAIRGAQSYIIFK
- a CDS encoding MFS transporter, whose protein sequence is MPRFRFVVMGAVWLTMFFLFLDRVNISLAAPYLMDGLKLNGVEMGIVLSMYYWGYMAGQLGGGIAADHWTIRTWASVMFLAWCALTVLTGVCNTLWQLALVRGLFGACEGAVANPTHKLENHWVLPNERGRIYGIAIGCGYLGLILGTPLVSWLIDGWGWRVMFYGTGVLSVIGAVCFWLIVYDHPREHPWISPQERDFLEAELAKDRVTYDPTSGKAQTLSFRQAFAILLQTPAYWGLCAVSFFALGTFFTNLSWLPGYLVKDRGYTVMSSGLYLILPYIAALIGSLIGGYLGDRLGSRGLVALVASVVTGPAIMGLVMSHDVSHVIFWMSLALFVNAAAVNSAIILLFDLLPAEVLGVAVAIFSGVCGGTGGILGPLLMGYAYDRTGTFWWGFASLAVGAVITAFILIPIVIYEKRVKREKQIKAAQAAIGANVAAVAK
- a CDS encoding nuclear transport factor 2 family protein, which translates into the protein MGAAENKKLIQDMFAELSKGNAQAFMSNMADDVEFTIIGTTKYSGTCKGKQELVSKVLGPLSAQLEGGLAITPDNFIAEGDFVAMQARGKSNTKAGGTYNNTYCQVFRLVNGKVQQVTEYLDTELVTKAFGK
- a CDS encoding 5-formyltetrahydrofolate cyclo-ligase yields the protein MGRFRKPRKRITGQGNGESESWRIEGPCGTALHMQSEKSHLRSLLLQQRRRLTAQEVTEKSQRIFAHLQTFRPFLHAHTVVLYSAEADEVQTEAIWQEAESCGKAVYYPRITADRTDLEFVRRFPNEPLVPGTFNIPTPPGNDLLPQLQPTDIVLTPGVGFDRLGRRLGRGKGYYDRAFRGPLAHAIRVALAFDCQVVLQVPTDATDERVHAVISETGIVDCQSSLSSGKS